The Candidatus Deferrimicrobiaceae bacterium sequence ATTGTGCAAATCTTACCGACAAAAAAAACGTCGCTTCTCATAAATATAAATGTCATAACTGGTAGGCCGATCATGCCCTTTGAATACGACAAGAGTGAACGGATGTAATCTTTATCGAAATATAGATTAGGACAAAAGGGGGCAATAATGTAGGACAAAATCATTCTAGAAAAGGCTTCCAAGGAAAATCCGATTACAAGAGCCCATGTGCTTTTCAATACGAACGAAAGAATGATCGAAACAAGGATCCCTATTACGCTACCCCCATGGTAAATCAAGATCCAACGCTTAAATTTCATATCCTTTTGTGACACATAAGCATTTGGACTCATAAAACCATTAAAAAGAACAACAAGAAAAGCAACCCGTGTCATTCCGGTCAAATTCGGCGTATTGTAAAACTCCATCACGAACGGAGATGCAATATATGCTGCCAAATAAAGAAATATCGATCTTCCAGCGGAAATCCACCATGCGCCATTCAGGTAACCCTGCTCCTTCCCCTTGGGATTCTGAATGATCCCTTCTTTAATTCCAATTTCAGTAAAAGATTCAAATGCGCTGCTGATTGCCAGGATAATCGCCATTGCTCCGAAGGATTCGGGGGAAAGAATACGTGTGAGAATGATATTTCGTATAAATCGAAGACCTTGTTCGGAGCTGCTCCCAATCGCTACCCAGAGCCCTCCACTGATTGCTGAGTGCCGAAGAGACCCCTTTTCCCCCATGACCTTTTTCACAATTGGGCGTTTCTTGCGATTTCACTAAGTAGGCGGACGACGATATGTGGAGCTGTCCCCGTTGAAATTGGCTCTGTTTTCAGATATTGCATCGGAATCGTCACCGCGTAAAACATTCCGCTATTTTTGTTATGAAGCACACGGTTCAGGATCAGAAGATACTTTGCGTAAAAGCGATTGGAAGTGATGGTGCCTCCAATCAAATAGCCAAAATACACCGTTTTGTTTGAGTCTTTTGTCCCCTTAATTGCCATCCGCGTTTGAAAGGGGCCAATATTTTCATTGACCGAACCAATGTTAAGTTCGTCAAAGTAATAGTTGAATAGTTTTTTCCCTTTCTGTTGGGTTGCGAAATAAGCAACGAAAAGTTTTATTTTGTTCCCGGAAGGGTCTGTGTAAATTCTTTTGATTTTAGAATCAGAATTTTGATCTTCGTAAGGTTCTTCAAGAATAAAAACCTCCTTGCCTGCCCATGAATCAAGCAGTAAAGGGATGTTCATTGTTGGCATATAATCAGGAAATGGGCTCTGCTGAGCATTAAATGCAAATAAACCAGTTATTGACAAAATGATAAAAGCCAGCACGGAAGCATTCCTATTCGAAACCTGCCCCAGGTTGATTTCATGTTTTGGCGGGTCTTCGAAACATGTCTCAACCCGATTCGACGGAAAAATCTTATTTATCAAAATAAATACGATCAATAGCAGAAAAGACCCTACTCCCATAATAAAAGTTGAAACAATAAGAGTATTGAATGGGCCATGAATCGAAGCATCTGGTTGGAACTTCATCCAAATGCCAATCATTCCGATACGTACGCCATTTGAAAACAATCCTACGAAGAAGGATAAGAGAACCAATAATATTTTACCAATAAACGAAAGCCTTGAAATCAATGCTAACGGAATTGATAAAGCTACCAATGTCAAGATATGGTTGATTCCACTACACTCCTTTACCACGTCAAGTGTTGTGTGCGGAAGAATTATAAATTTACCCTCTTGTATTGCGGGCATGCCTGTCAATGCAAGTAAATTTGTTGCGATATTTGCTGACAATACCTGGAAATAAATACTGTATTTCCCCAATAGAACAGAAAAAAACGGAAACATGAACAACAAATAAAGGACCGGGAGCAAAAGGGCTAAAAACAGTTTGTATCCTGCAAACAAAAGTATTAACCCGAGCAGAGTTAAAACAATCGATCCTTCTTGAACTAAAGCCATATCACCAAATCGCCCGATCAGGTAAACAAAGCAACCCGTGATCAACAAAATAGACCCTGGAAGAATTAATGGAATTAACGGGATTTTGGTCAACTGTTTATGTTTTATCCAAACCAGATAACCGCTAATAGCAATTATCAAAAAACCGTGCGATAGCTCACCAGTCATCATGCCGTACGCTGCCTCCCTAAAGGGGAACCAATACGACACAATGAACAAAATGCCAACTACCGCTGTGTAGATGTGATTCTGTCTGCTCATATCCGGGTTATCGATTGATCATGGGTTCCGAAATAATGAGCTTAAAGTGGTCGACGGCATTTTGGATCTGTTCGATATTCAGCTCGGCGTACATCGGCAGCGACACGTATTCTGATGCGCCCTTCTCGGCCACAGGGAAGCTCCCCTGCCCTTTTCCGAGGAAGGCGTAGGCCTCTTGCAGGTGGAGGGGCACCGGGTAGTGGATGCCGCAGTGGACGTCCTTTTCGGCCAGCTTCGCGATGACGGCGTCGCGATCCTTCACGCAGATCGCGTAGATGTGGTAGACGGCCTTTCCGTAATCGGCTTCGGACGGCGTCACGACGCCGGGGATGCCCGCCAGCAGTTCGTCGTACAGCTTCGCGTTGCGGTGACGGGCTTCGTTCCACTGCTTGATGTGCTTGAGCTTCACGCTGAGGATGGCGCCCTGGATGCCGTCCATCCGCATGTTCCAGCCGATCATCGAGTGGTAGTATTTTTTCGCCTGGCCGTGATCGCGCAGCATGCGGGCTTTGGCGGCGACTTCGTCGTTATTCGTGACCATGCCGCCGGCCTCGCCGTAGGCGCCCAGGTTCTTGCCGGGATAGAAGCTGAACGCGGCGGCGTCGCCGATCGAGCCGGCCATTCGGCCCTTGTAGGTGGCGCCGTGCGCCTGGCAGGCATCCTCGACCACGAAAAGATTGTGCTTCTTGGCGATCGCCATGATCGGGTCCATGTCGCACATCTGGCCGAACAAGTGCACCGGGAGGATCGCCTTGGTCTTGGGCGTGATGGCGGATTCAAGTTTGGCCGGATCCATCAGCCAGGTTTTGGGATCGACGTCGACGAAGACCGGCGTGGCGCCGCGATAGCTGATGGCTTCGGTCGTGGCGATGAAGGTGTTGGGGACCGTGATGACTTCGTCGCCCGCCCCCACGCCGAGACCGGCGAGGGCGAGCCAGAGCGCATCGGTTCCGCTGCCCACGCCGAGCGCGTGTTTCGTGCCGCAGAACGTCGCGAATTCTTCCTCGAATTTTGCGACAAAGGGGCCGCCGGCGAAAGCGGTCTTGTCGAGAACGCTCTGGATGGCGACGGCGATCTCTTCCTTGATGGTGTCGTACTGGGCCTTGAGGTCGAGAAAGGGAACCTTCATTATTTCTTCTCCTCGGTGATCTTGCGAAGGATGCGGGCCGGGTTTCCGGCCACGATGGTGTCGGGAGGGACGTCTTTCGTGACGACGCTGCCGGCGCCCACGATGGCGCGCTCGCCGATCGTGACGCCGCAGAGGATCGTGGAGCTGGAACCGACGGAGGCGCCCCGCTTGATGAGCGTGGGGACGCAGACCCAGTCAGCCTCGGTCTGGAGCCCGCCGCCTTCGTTGGTCGAACGCGGGAAGGCGTCGTTGATGAAGGTGACGTTGTGGCCGATGAAGATGTCGTCCTCGATCGTCACGCCTTCGCAGATGAAGGTGTGGCTGGAGATCTTGCAGTTGCGACCGATCTTGGCGCCCTTCTGGATCTCGACGAAAGTTCCGACTTTAGAGTGGTCGCCGATCTCGCAGCCGTAGAGGTTGACAAAATCGTAGATCTTGACGCCTTCACCGAGCTTGACGTCCGGGGCGATCTTTTTCATCACGGGTGCATCGACGCACATCGACGAACTCCTTTGGGCGGTTTTTAGATGATCAGGCCATCGCGGGGACATCAGTCCCGAGCGTTGTGTCGATCTCGACGCTGCCGCCGCCGTCCTTGAGCGACCGGGAAGACGCCTCGAGGATCTGGATGACGCGAAGCCCTTCGAGGCCGCCGGACTCGGGCTTCGACCCTTTGCGGATCGAATCGAGGAAGTGCTGGGCCTCGACCTTGAGCGGTTCGGTCTGCTTGATGTAAGGGATGTGGATGTCGCCGTAGTGATACGAATAGGTGAACTCGGCGAAGGTGTCGTAGTGCGGCGGCGTCTCGACGCGCTTGTCGTAGATCTTGATCTTTTCGAGCGGCTCGTTGTCGTCGTAGACGATCATCCGCTTGCTGCCGACGATGACCATCTCGCGAATCTTGTTGGGGTCGAGCCAACTGCTGTGGATGGTGGCGAAGCCGCCGTTCGGGAAATCGATCGACATGTTGGTGACGTCCTCGATGTCCTTGTTGACGTGCGCCTTGCCTTGGCAGTTGACGGAGACGGGCGGCCTTCCGAGCAGGTAGAGGATGATCGAGATGTCGTGCGGCGCCAGATCCCAGGCGACGTTGATGTCTTTCTGGAAAAGTCCGAGGTTGAGCCGGCGGGAGCTGACGTACTGCACCTCGCCGATGTCTCCTGTATCGATGATCTCCTTGATGCGACGCACGGGGGCCGAATAGATGAACGTGTGGCCGACCATGAGCGTCAGCTTCTTCTTCTCGGCGATCGCGATCAGCTCGGCGCACTGCGCGGAGGACTGCGCCATCGGCTTTTCGATGAACGTGTGCTTCCCCGCCTCCAGGCTTTTTTTCGCCAGCTCGTAGTGCAGATGGACCGGGGTGGCGACGACGATGGCGTCGATCTCCTTGTCGGAGACCAGGCTGTCAAAATCGGAGGTGACCTCAACTGTGGGATAAAGCTCTTTCATGTGCTTCAGGCGGGCGGGTGCGGGATCGCAGATCGACTTGACCCGGCAGTCGGGAAGCGCCGAGAAATTCCGGATCAGGTTCGGTCCCCAGTATCCGCAACCGGCTACGGCGACGTTCAAAACCTTTTTCATACCCGTCTCCTCTTGTGATGGTGAAATATCGCGCTTGGGCTGCAAGCCGGGAATTGAATCGGAAATCGGTACGGCAGAAGGGATTTTGCGGCTCCTACGAGACTTTCTTCGCGGACGCGAGCGCCTTCGATTCGACGGAGGCCGTGCGGCGCGCGGCAAGCTGCTCACGGACCATGACGATGATGGCCGGGATCGTCTTGAAAATGATCTTGAGGTCGGTCCAGAAACTGTCTTGCCGGGCGTAGGAGATGTCGTAACGCATCATCTGCTTGAAGGTGGTCTTGTTCTTTCCGTTGACCTGCCACAGCCCGGTCATACCGGGAATAGTGTCGAATCGACGCGTGTGCCAGAGGTTGAAATCTTCGGCCTCGTTGGGCAGGCAGGGCCTGGGCCCGACGAGACTCATGTCGCCGAGCAGGACGTTGATCAGCTGGGGCAGCTCGTCGATGCAAGACTGCCGGAACAGCTTGCCGAACGGGATGATTCTCGGATCACGCTCGGCATCGAGCTTGGTCATCGGTTGGTCGCCGCTGCTGATCAGGGTGCTCAGATATTTTTGATGCTGTGACGCATCGTTGTCGACGTGCATGGTGCGGAACTTCCAGAAAGTGAACGGCCGTCCACGGTAGCCGATGCGGGTCTGCTTGAAGAAGACGGGCCCCGGGGAGACGATCTTGATGAAGAGGGCCACCAACAGGAACAGCGGGGAAAGAACGACAAGCGCCAGCAGCGCGCCGACGACATCGAGCGTGTCTTTCCAGAAGGGAAAGCGCCGCCTGAAGATCGGTTCGAGCTGCTGGGCGGCGAGTTCCGGCTCCGGAGCCACAAGCGAGCAGGCGATCCCGCCCGGCGCGGCGACCTCATCGGACGCTTTGCAGGCGGTGCCCTTCTGCTCGATCCAATTGGTCGGATAGGAATAGATGGTTGTATGGAG is a genomic window containing:
- a CDS encoding oligosaccharide flippase family protein, producing MKKVMGEKGSLRHSAISGGLWVAIGSSSEQGLRFIRNIILTRILSPESFGAMAIILAISSAFESFTEIGIKEGIIQNPKGKEQGYLNGAWWISAGRSIFLYLAAYIASPFVMEFYNTPNLTGMTRVAFLVVLFNGFMSPNAYVSQKDMKFKRWILIYHGGSVIGILVSIILSFVLKSTWALVIGFSLEAFSRMILSYIIAPFCPNLYFDKDYIRSLLSYSKGMIGLPVMTFIFMRSDVFFVGKICTISELGLYTLVASLARMPFQLVTSMINRIMMPIFSKIQNDTLTVNKYIHNITKNIFLFMVPGILFVIFYADYLLGVVYGKRYSGARVAFGIILITEFLRVSVLPVVTYYFASGRPHLHRNFTIVRVLIILILIYPATRLYGITGAALAGFVATIFGNMIQINQIHTINQLNLKNYYAIFLNALIPTFVFGGLWFASRNILNALPRLDVFSGAIVSIALYIYVVKQHWAESKSIIFFGNKA
- the xrt gene encoding exosortase, with protein sequence MSRQNHIYTAVVGILFIVSYWFPFREAAYGMMTGELSHGFLIIAISGYLVWIKHKQLTKIPLIPLILPGSILLITGCFVYLIGRFGDMALVQEGSIVLTLLGLILLFAGYKLFLALLLPVLYLLFMFPFFSVLLGKYSIYFQVLSANIATNLLALTGMPAIQEGKFIILPHTTLDVVKECSGINHILTLVALSIPLALISRLSFIGKILLVLLSFFVGLFSNGVRIGMIGIWMKFQPDASIHGPFNTLIVSTFIMGVGSFLLLIVFILINKIFPSNRVETCFEDPPKHEINLGQVSNRNASVLAFIILSITGLFAFNAQQSPFPDYMPTMNIPLLLDSWAGKEVFILEEPYEDQNSDSKIKRIYTDPSGNKIKLFVAYFATQQKGKKLFNYYFDELNIGSVNENIGPFQTRMAIKGTKDSNKTVYFGYLIGGTITSNRFYAKYLLILNRVLHNKNSGMFYAVTIPMQYLKTEPISTGTAPHIVVRLLSEIARNAQL
- a CDS encoding DegT/DnrJ/EryC1/StrS family aminotransferase; the encoded protein is MKVPFLDLKAQYDTIKEEIAVAIQSVLDKTAFAGGPFVAKFEEEFATFCGTKHALGVGSGTDALWLALAGLGVGAGDEVITVPNTFIATTEAISYRGATPVFVDVDPKTWLMDPAKLESAITPKTKAILPVHLFGQMCDMDPIMAIAKKHNLFVVEDACQAHGATYKGRMAGSIGDAAAFSFYPGKNLGAYGEAGGMVTNNDEVAAKARMLRDHGQAKKYYHSMIGWNMRMDGIQGAILSVKLKHIKQWNEARHRNAKLYDELLAGIPGVVTPSEADYGKAVYHIYAICVKDRDAVIAKLAEKDVHCGIHYPVPLHLQEAYAFLGKGQGSFPVAEKGASEYVSLPMYAELNIEQIQNAVDHFKLIISEPMINR
- a CDS encoding acyltransferase, giving the protein MCVDAPVMKKIAPDVKLGEGVKIYDFVNLYGCEIGDHSKVGTFVEIQKGAKIGRNCKISSHTFICEGVTIEDDIFIGHNVTFINDAFPRSTNEGGGLQTEADWVCVPTLIKRGASVGSSSTILCGVTIGERAIVGAGSVVTKDVPPDTIVAGNPARILRKITEEKK
- a CDS encoding Gfo/Idh/MocA family oxidoreductase; protein product: MKKVLNVAVAGCGYWGPNLIRNFSALPDCRVKSICDPAPARLKHMKELYPTVEVTSDFDSLVSDKEIDAIVVATPVHLHYELAKKSLEAGKHTFIEKPMAQSSAQCAELIAIAEKKKLTLMVGHTFIYSAPVRRIKEIIDTGDIGEVQYVSSRRLNLGLFQKDINVAWDLAPHDISIILYLLGRPPVSVNCQGKAHVNKDIEDVTNMSIDFPNGGFATIHSSWLDPNKIREMVIVGSKRMIVYDDNEPLEKIKIYDKRVETPPHYDTFAEFTYSYHYGDIHIPYIKQTEPLKVEAQHFLDSIRKGSKPESGGLEGLRVIQILEASSRSLKDGGGSVEIDTTLGTDVPAMA
- a CDS encoding sugar transferase, with the protein product MSFFDFLNLKDTFSRMRSSSGIHVREDFLLILERERARTDRTGHEFSLVVFGIGSATGSIQMTTRYLETAIRKRARNSDAIGWFDDHALAAILPGTSPDGALKFAEAVRQSAAPRITVLHTTIYSYPTNWIEQKGTACKASDEVAAPGGIACSLVAPEPELAAQQLEPIFRRRFPFWKDTLDVVGALLALVVLSPLFLLVALFIKIVSPGPVFFKQTRIGYRGRPFTFWKFRTMHVDNDASQHQKYLSTLISSGDQPMTKLDAERDPRIIPFGKLFRQSCIDELPQLINVLLGDMSLVGPRPCLPNEAEDFNLWHTRRFDTIPGMTGLWQVNGKNKTTFKQMMRYDISYARQDSFWTDLKIIFKTIPAIIVMVREQLAARRTASVESKALASAKKVS